From a single Chlorocebus sabaeus isolate Y175 chromosome X, mChlSab1.0.hap1, whole genome shotgun sequence genomic region:
- the KDM5C gene encoding lysine-specific demethylase 5C isoform X6, translating into MEPGSDDFLPPPECPVFEPSWAEFRDPLGYIAKIRPIAEKSGICKIRPPADWQPPFAVEVDNFRFTPRIQRLNELEIVVEEGGYEAICKDRRWARVAQRLNYPPGKNIGSLLRSHYERIVYPYEMYQSGANLVQCNTRPFDNEEKDKEYKPHSIPLRQSVQPSKFNSYGRRAKRLQPDPEPTEEDIEKNPELKKLQIYGAGPKMMGLGLMAKDKTLRKKDKEGPECPPTVVVKEELGGDVKVESTSPKTFLESKEELSHSPEPCTKMTMRLRRNHSNAQFIESYVCRMCSRGDEDDKLLLCDGCDDNYHIFCLLPPLPEIPKGVWRCPKCVMAECKRPPEAFGFEQATREYTLQSFGEMADSFKADYFNMPVHMVPTELVEKEFWRLVNSIEEDVTVEYGADIHSKEFGSGFPVSDSKRHLTPEEEEYATSGWNLNVMPVLEQSVLCHINADISGMKVPWLYVGMVFSAFCWHIEDHWSYSINYLHWGEPKTWYGVPSLAAEHLEEVMKKLTPELFDSQPDLLHQLVTLMNPNTLMSHGVPVVRTNQCAGEFVITFPRAYHSGFNQGYNFAEAVNFCTADWLPAGRQCIEHYRRLRRYCVFSHEELICKMAACPEKLDLNLAAAVHKEMFIMVQEERRLRKALLEKGITEAEREAFELLPDDERQCIKCKTTCFLSALACYDCPDGLVCLSHINDLCKCSSSRQYLRYRYTLDELPAMLHKLKVRAESFDTWANKVRVALEVEDGRKRSLEELRALESEARERRFPNSELLQQLKNCLSEAEACVSRALGLVSGQEAGPHRVAGLQMTLAELRAFLDQMNNLPCAMHQIGDVKGILEQVEAFQAEAREALASLPSSPGLLQSLLERGRQLGVEVPEAQQLQRQVEQARWLDEVKRTLAPSARRGTLAVMRGLLVAGASVAPSPAVDKAQAELQELLTIAERWEEKAHLCLEARQKHPPATLEAIIREAENIPVHLPNIQALKEALAKARAWIADVDEIQNGDHYPCLDDLEGLVAVGRDLPVGLEELRQLELQVLTAHSWREKASKTFLKKNSCYTLLEVLCPCADAGSDSTKRSRWMEKELGLYKSDTELLGLSAQDLRDPGSVIVAFKEGEQKEKEGILQLRRTNSAKPSPLASSTTAASTTSICVCGQVPAGAGALQCDLCQDWFHGRCVSVPRLLSSPRPNPTSSLLLAWWEWDTKFLCPLCMRSRRPRLETILALLVALQRLPVRLPEGEALQCLTERAISWQGRARQALASEDVTALLGRLTELRQQLQAEPRPEEPPNYPAAPASDPLREGSGKDMPKVEGLLENGDSVTSPEKVALEEGSDLELLSSLLPQLTGPVLELPEATRAPLEELMMEGDLLEVTLDENHSIWQLLQAGQPPDLERIRTLLELEKAERHGSRARGRALERRRRRKVDRGGEGDDPAREELEPKRVRSSGPEAEEVQEEEELEEETGGEGPPAPIPTTGSPSTQENQNGLEPAEGTTSGPSAPFSTLTPRLHLPCPQQPPQQQL; encoded by the exons GACTGGCAGCCACCCTTTGCTGTGGAAGTGGACAACTTCAGGTTTACCCCCCGAATCCAGAGGCTGAATGAGCTAGAG ATTGTGGTGGAGGAAGGTGGTTATGAAGCTATCTGCAAGGACCGTCGGTGGGCTCGGGTAGCCCAGCGCCTCAACTACCCACCAGGCAAAAATATTGGCTCCTTGCTACGCTCCCACTACGAACGCATTGTTTATCCCTATGAAATGTACCAATCTGGAGCCAACCTTGTG CAGTGTAACACACGTCCATTTGATAATGAGGAGAAGGACAAGGAATACAAACCCCACAGCATCCCCCTACGACAGTCTGTGcagccttccaagttcaacagcTATGGCCGGCGGGCCAAGAGACTGCAGCCTGAT ccGGAACCCACAGAGGAAGACATTGAAAAGAATCCAGAGCTGAAAAAGCTACAGATCTATGGGGCAGGCCCCAAGATGATGGGCCTGGGCCTCATGGCCAAGGACAAGACTCTGCGGAAGAAAG aTAAGGAGGGGCCCGAGTGTCCCCCCACAGTAGTGGTGAAGGAGGAGTTAGGTGGGGATGTGAAGGTGGAGTCAACTTCGCCTAAGACCTTCCTGGAGAGCAAGGAGGAGCTGAGTCACAGCCCAGAACCCTGCACCAAGATGACCATGAGGCTGCGGAGGAACCACAGCAATGCCCAGTTT ATTGAGTCATATGTCTGCCGGATGTGTTCTCGAGGGGATGAGGATGACAAGCTCCTGCTGTGTGATGGCTGTGATGACAACTACCACATCTTCTGCCTGCTGCCTCCTCTGCCTGAGATCCCCAAGGGTGTCTGGCGGTGCCCAAAGTGTGTCATGGCG GAGTGTAAGCGGCCCCCAGAAGCCTTTGGCTTTGAGCAGGCTACCCGGGAATACACTCTGCAGAGCTTTGGCGAGATGGCCGACTCCTTTAAAGCTGACTACTTCAACATGCCCGTGCAT ATGGTGCCCACAGAACTTGTGGAGAaggagttctggaggctggtaaaTAGCATTGAGGAAGATGTGACTGTTGAGTATGGAGCTGACATCCATTCCAAAGAATTTGGCAGCGGTTTCCCTGTCAGTGACAGTAAACGGCACCTAACCCCTGAAGAGGAG GAGTATGCTACCAGTGGTTGGAACCTAAATGTGATGCCGGTGTTGGAACAGTCTGTACTGTGCCACATCAATGCAGATATCTCTGGCATGAAGGTGCCCTGGCTCTACGTGGGCATGGTCTTCTCAGCCTTTTGCTGGCATATTGAGGATCACTGGAGTTACTCCATTAACTACCTCCACTG GGGTGAGCCGAAGACCTGGTATGGGGTGCCCTCACTTGCAGCAGAACATTTGGAAGAGGTGATGAAGAAGCTGACACCTGAACTATTTGATAGCCAGCCTGACCTCCTGCACCAACTTGTCACCCTCATGAATCCCAACACCCTCATGTCCCATGGCGTGCCA GTTGTCCGCACAAACCAGTGTGCAGGAGAATTTGTCATCACCTTCCCCCGTGCTTACCACAGCGGCTTCAACCAAGGCTACAACTTTGCCGAGGCCGTCAACTTTTGCACTGCCGACTGG TTGCCTGCTGGGCGCCAGTGCATTGAACACTACCGCCGGCTCCGGAGATACTGCGTCTTCTCCCATGAGGAGCTTATCTGCAAGATGGCTGCCTGCCCAGAGAAACTAGACCTGAACCTGGCGGCAGCTGTGCATAAGGAGATGTTCATCATGGTGCAAGAAGAGCGGCGTCTACGAAAGGCCCTGCTGGAGAAG GGCATCACAGAGGCTGAGCGAGAGGCTTTCGAGCTGCTCCCAGATGATGAGCGCCAGTGTATCAAGTGCAAGACTACGTGTTTCCTGTCAGCCCTGGCCTGCTACGACTGCCCAGACGGCCTTGTCTGCCTTTCCCACATCAATGATCTCTGCAAGTGCTCCAGTAGCCGGCAGTACCTGCG GTATCGGTATACGTTGGATGAGCTTCCTGCCATGCTGCATAAGCTGAAGGTTCGGGCTGAGTCCTTTGACACCTGGGCCAACAAAGTGCGAGtggccctggaggtggaggatgGGCGGAAGCGCA GCCTTGAAGAACTGAGGGCACTAGAGTCTGAAGCCCGTGAGCGGAGGTTTCCTAATAGTGAGCTGCTGCAGCAACTAAAAAACTGCCTGAGTGAGGCAGAGGCTTGCGTGTCCCGAGCTCTGGGACTGGTCAGCGGCCAGGAAGCTGG TCCCCACAGGGTGGCGGGTCTGCAGATGACCCTGGCTGAGCTCCGGGCCTTTCTGGACCAGATGAATAACCTGCCTTGTGCCATGCACCAGATTGGGGATGTCAAG GGTATTCTGGAACAGGTGGAGGCCTTCCAGGCTGAGGCTCGTGAGGCCCTGGCCTCACTGCCCTCCAGTCCAGGGCTACTGCAGTCCCTGTTGGAGAGGGGGCGGCAGCTGGGGGTGGAGGTGCCTGAGGCCCAGCAGCTCCAGCGGCAGGTGGAACAGGCGCGATGGCTGGATGAGGTGAAACGCACACTGGCCCCCTCAGCCCGAAGGGGCACCTTGGCTGTCATGCGAGGACTGTTGGTCGCGGGTGCCAGTGTAGCCCCTAGCCCTGCTGTGGATAAAGCCCAGGCCGAGCTGCAGGAGCTGCTGACCATTGCTGAACGCTGGGAGGAGAAAGCCCACCTCTGCCTGGAGGCCAG GCAGAAACATCCACCAGCCACACTTGAGGCCATAATCCGTGAAGCGGAAAACATCCCTGTTCACCTGCCCAACATCCAGGCTCTCAAGGAGGCTCTTGCTAAGGCCCGGGCCTGGATTGCTGATGTTGATGAGATCCAA AATGGTGACCACTACCCGTGCCTGGATGACTTGGAGGGCCTAGTAGCTGTGGGCCGGGACCTACCTGTGGGGCTGGAGGAGCTGAGACAGCTAGAGCTACAGGTACTGACAGCGCACTCCTGGAGGGAGAAGGCCTCCAAGACCTTCCTCAAGAAAAATTCTTGCTACACGCtgctggag GTTCTCTGCCCGTGTGCAGACGCTGGCTCAGACAGCACCAAGCGCAGCCGGTGGATGGAGAAGGAGCTGGGGTTGTACAAATCTGACACAGAGTTGCTGGGGCTGTCTGCGCAGGacctcagggacccaggctctgTG ATCGTGGCCTTCAAGGAGGGGgaacagaaggagaaggagggtaTCCTGCAGCTGCGTCGCACCAATTCGGCCAAGCCCAGTCCACTGGCATCATCGACCACAGCCGCCTCTACAACCTCTATCTGTGTGTGTGGGCAGGTGCCGGCTGGGGCGGGAGCTCTGCAGTGTGACCTGTGTCAGGACTGGTTCCATGGGCGGTGTGTGTCAGTGCCTCGCCTCCTCAGCTCTCCGAGGCCCAATCCCACCTCATCCCTACTGCTGGCCTGGTGGGAATGGGACACCAAATTCCTGTGTCCACTGTGTATGCGCTCAAGGCGCCCACGcctggagaccatcctggcactGCTGGTAGCCCTGCAGAGACTGCCTGTGCGGCTGCCCGAGGGCGAGGCCCTGCAGTGCCTCACAGAGAGGGCCATCAGCTGGCAAGGCCGCGCCAGGCAGGCTCTGGCTTCTGAAGATGTGACTGCTCTGTTGGGACGGCTGACGGAGCTCCGCCAACAGCTACAGGCTGAACCCAGACCTGAGGAGCCTCCTAACTACCCTGCAGCCCCTGCTTCTGACCCCCTCAGAGAGGGCAGTGGCAAGGATATGCCTAAG GTCGAAGGCTTACTGGAGAATGGAGACAGTGTGACCAGTCCTGAGAAGGTAGCCCTGGAGGAGGGCTCAG ATCTGGAGCTGCTGTCCTCGCTGTTGCCACAGTTGACTGGCCCTGTGTTGGAACTGCCTGAGGCCACCCGGGCCCCCTTGGAGGAGCTCATGATGGAGGGGGACCTGCTCGAGGTGACCCTGGATGAGAACCACAGCATCTGGCAGCTGCTGCAGGCTGGACAGCCCCCAGACTTGGAGAGGATCCGCACACTTCTGGAG ctggaGAAGGCAGAGCGTCACGGGAGTCGGGCTCGGGGCCGGGCCCTggagaggcggcggcggcggaagGTGGATCGGGGTGGGGAGGGCGATGACCCAGCCCGAGAGGAGCTAGAGCCAAAGAGGGTACGGAGCTCAGGGCCAGAGGCTGAGGAGgtccaggaggaggaagagctggaGGAGGAGACTGGGGGTGAGGGCCCCCCTGCACCCATCCCCACCACTGGCAGCCCCAGCACCCAGGAGAACCAGAATGGCTTGGAACCGGCGGAAGGGACCACTTCAGGCCCCTCGGCCCCTTTCTCCACTCTGACTCCCCGGCTGCATCTGCCCTGCCCACAGCAGCCGCCTCAGCAACAGTTGTGA
- the KDM5C gene encoding lysine-specific demethylase 5C isoform X9 has protein sequence MEPGSDDFLPPPECPVFEPSWAEFRDPLGYIAKIRPIAEKSGICKIRPPADWQPPFAVEVDNFRFTPRIQRLNELEAQTRVKLNYLDQIAKFWEIQGSSLKIPNVERRILDLYSLSKIVVEEGGYEAICKDRRWARVAQRLNYPPGKNIGSLLRSHYERIVYPYEMYQSGANLVQCNTRPFDNEEKDKEYKPHSIPLRQSVQPSKFNSYGRRAKRLQPDPEPTEEDIEKNPELKKLQIYGAGPKMMGLGLMAKDKTLRKKDKEGPECPPTVVVKEELGGDVKVESTSPKTFLESKEELSHSPEPCTKMTMRLRRNHSNAQFIESYVCRMCSRGDEDDKLLLCDGCDDNYHIFCLLPPLPEIPKGVWRCPKCVMAECKRPPEAFGFEQATREYTLQSFGEMADSFKADYFNMPVHMVPTELVEKEFWRLVNSIEEDVTVEYGADIHSKEFGSGFPVSDSKRHLTPEEEEYATSGWNLNVMPVLEQSVLCHINADISGMKVPWLYVGMVFSAFCWHIEDHWSYSINYLHWGEPKTWYGVPSLAAEHLEEVMKKLTPELFDSQPDLLHQLVTLMNPNTLMSHGVPVVRTNQCAGEFVITFPRAYHSGFNQGYNFAEAVNFCTADWLPAGRQCIEHYRRLRRYCVFSHEELICKMAACPEKLDLNLAAAVHKEMFIMVQEERRLRKALLEKGITEAEREAFELLPDDERQCIKCKTTCFLSALACYDCPDGLVCLSHINDLCKCSSSRQYLRYRYTLDELPAMLHKLKVRAESFDTWANKVRVALEVEDGRKRSLEELRALESEARERRFPNSELLQQLKNCLSEAEACVSRALGLVSGQEAGPHRVAGLQMTLAELRAFLDQMNNLPCAMHQIGDVKGILEQVEAFQAEAREALASLPSSPGLLQSLLERGRQLGVEVPEAQQLQRQVEQARWLDEVKRTLAPSARRGTLAVMRGLLVAGASVAPSPAVDKAQAELQELLTIAERWEEKAHLCLEARQKHPPATLEAIIREAENIPVHLPNIQALKEALAKARAWIADVDEIQNGDHYPCLDDLEGLVAVGRDLPVGLEELRQLELQVLTAHSWREKASKTFLKKNSCYTLLEVLCPCADAGSDSTKRSRWMEKELGLYKSDTELLGLSAQDLRDPGSVIVAFKEGEQKEKEGILQLRRTNSAKPSPLASSTTAASTTSICVCGQVPAGAGALQCDLCQDWFHGRCVSVPRLLSSPRPNPTSSLLLAWWEWDTKFLCPLCMRSRRPRLETILALLVALQRLPVRLPEGEALQCLTERAISWQGRARQALASEDVTALLGRLTELRQQLQAEPRPEEPPNYPAAPASDPLREGSGKDMPKVEGLLENGDSVTSPEKVALEEGSDLELLSSLLPQLTGPVLELPEATRAPLEELMMEGDLLEVTLDENHSIWQLLQAGQPPDLERIRTLLEVMPLMNGD, from the exons GACTGGCAGCCACCCTTTGCTGTGGAAGTGGACAACTTCAGGTTTACCCCCCGAATCCAGAGGCTGAATGAGCTAGAG GCCCAGACGAGAGTGAAACTGAACTACTTGGACCAGATTGCCAAATTCTGGGAAATCCAGGGCTCCTCCTTAAAGATTCCCAATGTAGAACGGCGGATCTTGGACCTCTACAGTCTCAGCAAA ATTGTGGTGGAGGAAGGTGGTTATGAAGCTATCTGCAAGGACCGTCGGTGGGCTCGGGTAGCCCAGCGCCTCAACTACCCACCAGGCAAAAATATTGGCTCCTTGCTACGCTCCCACTACGAACGCATTGTTTATCCCTATGAAATGTACCAATCTGGAGCCAACCTTGTG CAGTGTAACACACGTCCATTTGATAATGAGGAGAAGGACAAGGAATACAAACCCCACAGCATCCCCCTACGACAGTCTGTGcagccttccaagttcaacagcTATGGCCGGCGGGCCAAGAGACTGCAGCCTGAT ccGGAACCCACAGAGGAAGACATTGAAAAGAATCCAGAGCTGAAAAAGCTACAGATCTATGGGGCAGGCCCCAAGATGATGGGCCTGGGCCTCATGGCCAAGGACAAGACTCTGCGGAAGAAAG aTAAGGAGGGGCCCGAGTGTCCCCCCACAGTAGTGGTGAAGGAGGAGTTAGGTGGGGATGTGAAGGTGGAGTCAACTTCGCCTAAGACCTTCCTGGAGAGCAAGGAGGAGCTGAGTCACAGCCCAGAACCCTGCACCAAGATGACCATGAGGCTGCGGAGGAACCACAGCAATGCCCAGTTT ATTGAGTCATATGTCTGCCGGATGTGTTCTCGAGGGGATGAGGATGACAAGCTCCTGCTGTGTGATGGCTGTGATGACAACTACCACATCTTCTGCCTGCTGCCTCCTCTGCCTGAGATCCCCAAGGGTGTCTGGCGGTGCCCAAAGTGTGTCATGGCG GAGTGTAAGCGGCCCCCAGAAGCCTTTGGCTTTGAGCAGGCTACCCGGGAATACACTCTGCAGAGCTTTGGCGAGATGGCCGACTCCTTTAAAGCTGACTACTTCAACATGCCCGTGCAT ATGGTGCCCACAGAACTTGTGGAGAaggagttctggaggctggtaaaTAGCATTGAGGAAGATGTGACTGTTGAGTATGGAGCTGACATCCATTCCAAAGAATTTGGCAGCGGTTTCCCTGTCAGTGACAGTAAACGGCACCTAACCCCTGAAGAGGAG GAGTATGCTACCAGTGGTTGGAACCTAAATGTGATGCCGGTGTTGGAACAGTCTGTACTGTGCCACATCAATGCAGATATCTCTGGCATGAAGGTGCCCTGGCTCTACGTGGGCATGGTCTTCTCAGCCTTTTGCTGGCATATTGAGGATCACTGGAGTTACTCCATTAACTACCTCCACTG GGGTGAGCCGAAGACCTGGTATGGGGTGCCCTCACTTGCAGCAGAACATTTGGAAGAGGTGATGAAGAAGCTGACACCTGAACTATTTGATAGCCAGCCTGACCTCCTGCACCAACTTGTCACCCTCATGAATCCCAACACCCTCATGTCCCATGGCGTGCCA GTTGTCCGCACAAACCAGTGTGCAGGAGAATTTGTCATCACCTTCCCCCGTGCTTACCACAGCGGCTTCAACCAAGGCTACAACTTTGCCGAGGCCGTCAACTTTTGCACTGCCGACTGG TTGCCTGCTGGGCGCCAGTGCATTGAACACTACCGCCGGCTCCGGAGATACTGCGTCTTCTCCCATGAGGAGCTTATCTGCAAGATGGCTGCCTGCCCAGAGAAACTAGACCTGAACCTGGCGGCAGCTGTGCATAAGGAGATGTTCATCATGGTGCAAGAAGAGCGGCGTCTACGAAAGGCCCTGCTGGAGAAG GGCATCACAGAGGCTGAGCGAGAGGCTTTCGAGCTGCTCCCAGATGATGAGCGCCAGTGTATCAAGTGCAAGACTACGTGTTTCCTGTCAGCCCTGGCCTGCTACGACTGCCCAGACGGCCTTGTCTGCCTTTCCCACATCAATGATCTCTGCAAGTGCTCCAGTAGCCGGCAGTACCTGCG GTATCGGTATACGTTGGATGAGCTTCCTGCCATGCTGCATAAGCTGAAGGTTCGGGCTGAGTCCTTTGACACCTGGGCCAACAAAGTGCGAGtggccctggaggtggaggatgGGCGGAAGCGCA GCCTTGAAGAACTGAGGGCACTAGAGTCTGAAGCCCGTGAGCGGAGGTTTCCTAATAGTGAGCTGCTGCAGCAACTAAAAAACTGCCTGAGTGAGGCAGAGGCTTGCGTGTCCCGAGCTCTGGGACTGGTCAGCGGCCAGGAAGCTGG TCCCCACAGGGTGGCGGGTCTGCAGATGACCCTGGCTGAGCTCCGGGCCTTTCTGGACCAGATGAATAACCTGCCTTGTGCCATGCACCAGATTGGGGATGTCAAG GGTATTCTGGAACAGGTGGAGGCCTTCCAGGCTGAGGCTCGTGAGGCCCTGGCCTCACTGCCCTCCAGTCCAGGGCTACTGCAGTCCCTGTTGGAGAGGGGGCGGCAGCTGGGGGTGGAGGTGCCTGAGGCCCAGCAGCTCCAGCGGCAGGTGGAACAGGCGCGATGGCTGGATGAGGTGAAACGCACACTGGCCCCCTCAGCCCGAAGGGGCACCTTGGCTGTCATGCGAGGACTGTTGGTCGCGGGTGCCAGTGTAGCCCCTAGCCCTGCTGTGGATAAAGCCCAGGCCGAGCTGCAGGAGCTGCTGACCATTGCTGAACGCTGGGAGGAGAAAGCCCACCTCTGCCTGGAGGCCAG GCAGAAACATCCACCAGCCACACTTGAGGCCATAATCCGTGAAGCGGAAAACATCCCTGTTCACCTGCCCAACATCCAGGCTCTCAAGGAGGCTCTTGCTAAGGCCCGGGCCTGGATTGCTGATGTTGATGAGATCCAA AATGGTGACCACTACCCGTGCCTGGATGACTTGGAGGGCCTAGTAGCTGTGGGCCGGGACCTACCTGTGGGGCTGGAGGAGCTGAGACAGCTAGAGCTACAGGTACTGACAGCGCACTCCTGGAGGGAGAAGGCCTCCAAGACCTTCCTCAAGAAAAATTCTTGCTACACGCtgctggag GTTCTCTGCCCGTGTGCAGACGCTGGCTCAGACAGCACCAAGCGCAGCCGGTGGATGGAGAAGGAGCTGGGGTTGTACAAATCTGACACAGAGTTGCTGGGGCTGTCTGCGCAGGacctcagggacccaggctctgTG ATCGTGGCCTTCAAGGAGGGGgaacagaaggagaaggagggtaTCCTGCAGCTGCGTCGCACCAATTCGGCCAAGCCCAGTCCACTGGCATCATCGACCACAGCCGCCTCTACAACCTCTATCTGTGTGTGTGGGCAGGTGCCGGCTGGGGCGGGAGCTCTGCAGTGTGACCTGTGTCAGGACTGGTTCCATGGGCGGTGTGTGTCAGTGCCTCGCCTCCTCAGCTCTCCGAGGCCCAATCCCACCTCATCCCTACTGCTGGCCTGGTGGGAATGGGACACCAAATTCCTGTGTCCACTGTGTATGCGCTCAAGGCGCCCACGcctggagaccatcctggcactGCTGGTAGCCCTGCAGAGACTGCCTGTGCGGCTGCCCGAGGGCGAGGCCCTGCAGTGCCTCACAGAGAGGGCCATCAGCTGGCAAGGCCGCGCCAGGCAGGCTCTGGCTTCTGAAGATGTGACTGCTCTGTTGGGACGGCTGACGGAGCTCCGCCAACAGCTACAGGCTGAACCCAGACCTGAGGAGCCTCCTAACTACCCTGCAGCCCCTGCTTCTGACCCCCTCAGAGAGGGCAGTGGCAAGGATATGCCTAAG GTCGAAGGCTTACTGGAGAATGGAGACAGTGTGACCAGTCCTGAGAAGGTAGCCCTGGAGGAGGGCTCAG ATCTGGAGCTGCTGTCCTCGCTGTTGCCACAGTTGACTGGCCCTGTGTTGGAACTGCCTGAGGCCACCCGGGCCCCCTTGGAGGAGCTCATGATGGAGGGGGACCTGCTCGAGGTGACCCTGGATGAGAACCACAGCATCTGGCAGCTGCTGCAGGCTGGACAGCCCCCAGACTTGGAGAGGATCCGCACACTTCTGGAG GTTATGCCCCTGATGAATGGGGACTAA